A genomic window from Nodosilinea sp. FACHB-141 includes:
- a CDS encoding phosphatase PAP2 family protein: protein MQQILKRLAQTWMQHIHPRLMSFIAAVGMLWLGTCLLILLGLANLAEEVLEREAFFFDESVLLWINQFATPTLDRVMLTFTRLGDPSTVVPLTCIGFSGLWWRRHRSVAIAFAINCVGGAVLSTGLKLLFSKDRPALWPQIITETTYSFPSGHALGSMVLYGFSAYLLARRFPRQKLIIYAGAVFLIGGIGLSRLYLGVHWPTDVLAGYGIGFLWISGCIALLRFKLSTPPWLN from the coding sequence ATGCAGCAGATCCTAAAACGGCTGGCCCAAACCTGGATGCAGCATATCCATCCGCGGCTGATGTCGTTTATCGCTGCCGTTGGGATGCTTTGGCTAGGGACTTGCCTGCTGATTCTGCTGGGGCTGGCCAACCTGGCCGAAGAAGTGCTAGAGCGAGAAGCCTTTTTCTTTGACGAGTCGGTTCTGCTGTGGATAAATCAATTTGCCACACCGACTCTAGACCGGGTGATGCTGACGTTTACGCGCCTAGGCGACCCCAGCACGGTAGTGCCTTTGACCTGCATAGGGTTTAGCGGACTTTGGTGGCGTCGCCACCGGTCGGTTGCGATCGCCTTTGCCATTAACTGCGTAGGCGGGGCAGTGTTAAGCACAGGGCTGAAACTGCTGTTTAGCAAGGATCGACCTGCGCTTTGGCCCCAAATCATTACTGAGACCACCTACAGCTTTCCCAGCGGCCACGCCCTGGGGTCGATGGTGCTTTATGGCTTTTCGGCCTACCTGCTAGCGCGACGCTTCCCTAGGCAAAAACTAATAATTTACGCAGGAGCGGTCTTTTTAATCGGCGGCATTGGCCTGAGTCGTCTTTACCTGGGGGTGCACTGGCCAACCGATGTGCTGGCGGGCTATGGTATTGGCTTTTTGTGGATTAGCGGGTGCATTGCTCTCCTACGATTCAAGCTCTCGACGCCACCCTGGTTGAACTGA
- a CDS encoding AarF/ABC1/UbiB kinase family protein, with the protein MALNTTQDSAQHYGESVDIIDAEAITVTGEVMTEPTVVAIPEPVLAAPRPRTLATKAQDPFESFGYDPAAIATHYRRRPFQVWARFVGIFLPLISFFAQLWLDARAGRSAENEIKRAAQLRTMLTNLGPAYIKIGQALSTRPDLVPPLFLEELTKLQDQIPPFPNVTAYRFIEEELGAPPSQIYAEISENPIAAASLGQVYKGKLHSGEDVAIKVQRPGLARNIALDLHILRGLARFATNRISQIRSDLVAILDEFGERIFEEMDYTHEGENAQRFASLYNHIPDIYVPHIYPQYTARRVLTMEWIEGTKLTNVDKLDSLGIDATHLIDVGVQCSLRQLLEHGFFHADPHPGNLLAMADGKLAYLDFGMMSEVKPYQRYGLIEAVVHMVNRDFEGLANDYVKLEFLTPDTDLTPIIPALANVFSNALGASVAELNFKSITDEFSALMYEYPFRVPAYYALIIRSLVTLEGIAINVDPEFKVLSKAYPYVAKRLLTDQSPELRASLQDLLFKDGSFRWNRLENLLRNARSSDDYDMDRLIDQTLEFLFSDRGSFLRDRIVGELVNSLDNFGQSTVQNLTTAVQRRFGLKKDLPPAAAAAPNDLDNLRRILDILKDTPGFDAAQVATRIPTLLFKPETQAMGQQVVAKLAQRGLARLIRNLLLEGEPVAQPQLTPSRVGG; encoded by the coding sequence ATGGCTTTAAATACCACCCAGGATTCGGCTCAGCACTACGGTGAGTCTGTCGATATCATCGACGCTGAAGCCATTACGGTAACCGGAGAGGTGATGACCGAGCCGACCGTGGTTGCTATACCTGAGCCCGTCCTGGCTGCGCCCCGACCTCGCACCCTGGCTACCAAAGCCCAAGACCCCTTCGAGTCATTTGGCTATGACCCAGCGGCGATCGCCACCCACTACCGTCGCCGCCCGTTTCAAGTTTGGGCGCGGTTTGTCGGCATTTTCTTGCCGCTGATCAGCTTCTTTGCCCAGCTCTGGCTCGATGCCCGCGCCGGTCGCAGCGCCGAAAACGAGATTAAGCGGGCGGCCCAGCTGCGCACCATGCTCACCAATCTGGGTCCCGCCTACATCAAAATTGGCCAGGCCCTCTCTACTCGGCCCGACCTGGTGCCGCCGCTCTTTCTCGAAGAGCTGACCAAACTGCAAGACCAGATTCCACCCTTTCCCAACGTCACCGCCTACCGCTTTATCGAAGAAGAGCTAGGCGCACCCCCCAGCCAGATCTACGCCGAGATTTCTGAAAACCCGATCGCGGCGGCTTCCTTAGGCCAAGTCTACAAAGGCAAACTGCACAGCGGCGAAGACGTCGCGATCAAGGTGCAGCGCCCCGGCCTAGCTCGAAACATTGCCCTCGATCTGCACATTCTGCGCGGGCTGGCCCGTTTCGCCACCAACCGCATCAGCCAGATCCGCAGCGACCTGGTGGCCATCCTAGATGAATTTGGCGAGCGCATCTTCGAGGAAATGGACTACACCCACGAGGGTGAAAACGCCCAACGCTTTGCCAGCCTCTACAACCACATTCCCGATATCTACGTGCCCCACATCTACCCCCAGTACACCGCTCGCCGGGTGTTGACCATGGAGTGGATTGAGGGCACCAAGCTCACCAACGTCGACAAGCTAGACAGCCTAGGCATCGACGCCACCCACTTAATTGATGTGGGGGTGCAGTGCTCGCTGCGGCAGCTGCTAGAGCACGGCTTCTTTCACGCCGACCCCCACCCCGGCAACCTGCTGGCCATGGCCGATGGCAAGCTGGCCTACCTCGACTTTGGCATGATGAGCGAGGTCAAGCCCTACCAGCGCTACGGCTTGATTGAGGCGGTGGTGCACATGGTCAACCGCGACTTTGAGGGGCTAGCCAACGACTACGTCAAACTAGAGTTTCTCACCCCCGACACCGACCTAACGCCGATCATTCCGGCCCTGGCCAACGTGTTTAGCAACGCCCTGGGGGCCAGCGTCGCCGAGCTGAACTTTAAGAGCATCACCGACGAATTTTCGGCGCTGATGTACGAGTACCCGTTCCGCGTGCCGGCCTACTACGCGCTGATCATTCGATCGCTGGTGACCCTAGAGGGCATCGCTATCAATGTTGACCCCGAGTTTAAGGTGCTCAGCAAGGCCTACCCCTATGTGGCCAAGCGGCTGCTCACCGACCAATCGCCAGAGCTACGGGCCTCTCTACAAGATCTGCTGTTCAAGGATGGCAGCTTCCGCTGGAACCGGCTGGAAAACCTGCTGCGCAACGCCCGCAGCAGCGACGACTATGACATGGATCGGCTGATCGACCAGACGCTAGAGTTTTTGTTCTCAGACCGGGGCTCGTTCTTGCGCGATCGCATCGTCGGCGAACTGGTCAACAGCCTCGACAACTTTGGCCAAAGCACCGTACAAAACTTGACAACCGCCGTACAGCGCCGCTTTGGCCTCAAGAAGGATTTGCCGCCTGCGGCCGCCGCTGCCCCCAACGACCTCGACAACCTGCGTCGCATTCTTGACATTCTCAAAGACACTCCCGGCTTTGATGCCGCCCAAGTAGCAACCCGGATTCCGACGCTGTTGTTTAAGCCCGAGACCCAGGCGATGGGTCAGCAGGTAGTGGCCAAGCTGGCTCAGCGCGGCCTGGCTCGGCTGATTCGCAACCTGTTGCTAGAAGGAGAGCCTGTGGCCCAGCCCCAGCTCACCCCCTCGCGCGTCGGGGGCTAG
- the recN gene encoding DNA repair protein RecN: MLTALHIENFALIDHLDLRLEAGLNVLTGETGAGKSIILDAIDAALGGKANQRLVRSGSQKALVEASFDVPKEIHTWLAEQEFPAADGALVLRRELTLGKTLRSRSFLNGSPATRPQLEGLRQKLVEITAQGQTVLLGSGDRQREWLDGFGGAPLVTQRQRVATAYDAAAQAKKRLDTRRKADQQRRDQLDLLRMHRQDLEQAQLDDPQELENLAQEHDRLNHSVDLQQNSYAAYQILYESDAGESACADLLGKAEAILIDMERYDPAITSILGMVSEALTQIEEAGRAINAYGASVEADPDRLEEVEERMRQLKALCRRFSRTLPELVAYRDEVNQALAELSGEGQSIEALEAEVEKTQTALTEACAKLTQLRQGVAQKLETRLVDELKPLAMDRVQFEVELKPITATANGADGIRFLFSPNPGEPLQPLAETASGGEMSRFLLALKACFSQVDPVGTLVFDEIDVGVSGRVAQAIAEKLYQLGRQHQVLCVTHQPMVAALADAHFRVGKQVVEAALAKGAKAGEAERTVVRVLPLSLSDRREELAQLAGGESHQQSLSFAEALLSQADSIREKL; encoded by the coding sequence ATGCTAACCGCCCTGCACATCGAGAACTTTGCCCTGATCGATCATCTCGATCTGCGGCTCGAGGCCGGGCTAAACGTGCTCACGGGCGAAACCGGAGCGGGCAAATCGATCATTCTCGACGCCATCGATGCCGCACTGGGGGGCAAGGCCAACCAGCGACTAGTGCGATCGGGCAGCCAAAAGGCTCTAGTAGAAGCCTCCTTTGATGTCCCCAAAGAAATCCACACCTGGCTAGCCGAACAGGAATTCCCCGCCGCCGACGGTGCCCTCGTGCTGCGGCGCGAGCTGACCCTGGGCAAAACCCTGCGCAGCCGCTCATTTCTCAACGGCAGCCCCGCCACCCGGCCCCAGCTCGAGGGGCTGCGGCAAAAGCTGGTCGAAATCACCGCCCAAGGGCAAACCGTGCTGCTGGGCTCGGGCGATCGCCAGCGAGAGTGGCTCGATGGCTTTGGCGGTGCCCCCCTGGTGACCCAGCGCCAGCGAGTCGCCACCGCCTACGACGCAGCCGCCCAAGCCAAAAAACGCCTAGACACTCGCCGCAAGGCCGACCAGCAGCGCCGCGACCAGCTCGATCTGCTGCGCATGCACCGCCAAGACCTAGAGCAAGCCCAGCTCGACGACCCCCAAGAACTCGAAAACCTCGCCCAAGAGCACGATCGCCTCAACCACAGCGTTGACCTGCAGCAAAACAGCTACGCCGCCTACCAAATTCTCTACGAAAGCGATGCCGGGGAGAGCGCCTGCGCCGACCTGCTGGGCAAAGCCGAGGCCATCTTGATTGACATGGAGCGCTACGACCCAGCCATTACCTCGATATTGGGCATGGTCAGCGAAGCCCTCACCCAAATCGAAGAAGCCGGGCGCGCCATCAACGCCTACGGAGCCAGCGTCGAGGCCGACCCCGATCGGCTCGAAGAAGTGGAAGAACGCATGCGCCAGCTCAAGGCCCTGTGCCGCCGCTTTAGCCGCACCCTGCCCGAGCTGGTCGCCTACCGCGACGAGGTCAACCAAGCGCTGGCCGAACTTTCGGGCGAAGGCCAATCCATCGAAGCTTTGGAGGCCGAGGTCGAGAAGACCCAGACCGCCTTGACAGAGGCCTGCGCCAAACTGACCCAGCTGCGCCAGGGCGTAGCCCAGAAGCTAGAGACCCGCCTAGTCGACGAACTCAAACCCCTGGCCATGGATCGAGTGCAGTTCGAAGTCGAGCTCAAGCCCATCACCGCCACCGCCAATGGGGCCGACGGCATTCGGTTTTTGTTTAGCCCCAACCCAGGCGAACCCCTGCAACCCCTGGCCGAGACCGCCTCGGGCGGTGAGATGAGCCGCTTTCTGCTGGCGCTGAAGGCCTGCTTTTCCCAGGTAGACCCAGTGGGCACGCTGGTCTTTGACGAAATCGATGTGGGGGTGTCAGGCCGGGTGGCCCAGGCGATCGCCGAAAAACTCTACCAACTCGGTCGCCAGCACCAGGTGCTCTGCGTCACCCACCAGCCCATGGTGGCGGCCCTGGCCGATGCCCACTTTCGAGTCGGTAAGCAGGTGGTGGAAGCTGCCTTGGCCAAGGGAGCCAAAGCGGGGGAGGCAGAGCGCACGGTGGTGCGGGTGCTGCCGCTGTCGCTGAGCGATCGCCGCGAAGAGCTGGCCCAGCTAGCCGGGGGCGAGTCGCACCAGCAATCCCTCTCCTTTGCTGAGGCGCTGTTGTCTCAGGCCGATAGCATCCGCGAAAAACTGTAG
- a CDS encoding type II toxin-antitoxin system HicA family toxin, translated as MGKLRTLSGKEVCKILEQQGFTQVRQKGSHVVMQKRTEETTITVPVPDHKQLKTGTLLSIIRQSQLARSLFES; from the coding sequence TTGGGTAAGCTTAGAACCCTCTCTGGCAAGGAGGTCTGCAAAATTCTAGAACAGCAGGGCTTCACTCAGGTGCGTCAAAAGGGCAGTCATGTTGTCATGCAAAAGCGCACCGAAGAGACAACTATCACTGTTCCTGTACCTGACCATAAGCAGCTCAAAACAGGAACCCTGTTGTCAATTATTCGACAATCGCAGCTAGCACGCTCTCTTTTCGAAAGTTAG
- a CDS encoding spore photoproduct lyase family protein: protein MHLERLLNIQEIYHEPDAFQYARGQEILSQHSNASLIEVPSHWNIPDLHGNEGSVDDWTRIKRTVLVLGVKKSLQARPNSRSSDFVAPSHANGCAMACSYCYVARRKGFANPITVFVNIERVLGYLERHAKRQGDKLEPNQVDPQYWVYEIGENSDCSVDAAICDNVKDIITLFRRIPNSKATFATKCVNRQLLSYDPQGKTRIRFSLMPAAKAQIIDVRTSPISDRINAINDFVEAGYEVHLNFAPVVYYEGWLDDYTDLFRQLDDTLSDRAKQQLQCEVIFLTHNDRLHDVNMGWHPKGEDLLWQPDLQETKFSQTGGKNVRYKRGLKGSLVEQFQELLHQEMPYCTVRYAF from the coding sequence ATTCACCTAGAGCGACTGCTTAACATCCAGGAGATTTATCACGAGCCCGATGCTTTTCAGTACGCCCGCGGTCAAGAGATTTTGTCCCAGCATTCCAACGCCTCGCTGATCGAGGTACCGTCCCACTGGAACATTCCCGACCTGCACGGCAACGAAGGCTCGGTAGATGACTGGACTCGTATCAAGCGCACCGTACTAGTGCTGGGGGTGAAGAAGTCTCTTCAGGCTCGTCCTAACAGCCGTTCTTCAGATTTTGTGGCTCCTTCCCACGCCAACGGCTGTGCCATGGCCTGCTCCTACTGCTATGTGGCCCGACGCAAAGGTTTCGCTAACCCGATTACCGTCTTCGTCAATATCGAGCGAGTGTTGGGCTACCTAGAGCGCCACGCTAAGCGCCAGGGCGACAAGCTAGAACCCAACCAGGTTGACCCTCAGTATTGGGTCTACGAGATTGGTGAGAACAGCGATTGTTCGGTCGATGCGGCCATCTGCGACAACGTGAAGGACATCATCACCCTGTTTCGCCGCATTCCCAACAGCAAGGCAACCTTTGCCACCAAGTGCGTAAATCGACAGCTGTTGAGCTACGACCCCCAGGGCAAGACCCGAATTCGGTTTAGCCTCATGCCTGCCGCTAAGGCCCAAATCATCGATGTGCGAACGTCGCCTATTTCAGACCGCATCAACGCTATTAACGACTTTGTCGAAGCTGGGTATGAGGTGCACCTCAACTTTGCGCCTGTTGTTTACTACGAGGGCTGGCTCGACGACTACACCGATCTCTTTCGTCAACTCGACGACACCCTCAGCGATCGCGCCAAGCAGCAGCTCCAGTGCGAGGTGATCTTTTTAACCCACAACGATCGCCTCCACGATGTCAACATGGGTTGGCATCCCAAGGGCGAAGACCTGCTGTGGCAACCCGACTTGCAAGAGACCAAGTTTTCGCAGACCGGCGGCAAGAACGTGCGCTACAAACGAGGGCTGAAGGGTAGTCTCGTCGAGCAGTTTCAGGAGCTACTGCACCAGGAGATGCCCTACTGCACCGTCCGTTACGCCTTTTAG
- a CDS encoding cyclic nucleotide-binding domain-containing protein, with the protein MTVSDRVIFLQERTPLSVLPEPTLEPLAQALQTITLTAGETVVEADQPPQGLYILWEGKLGTEATLGGASFLPGAVLNLEPLLLDQPVERTIQTLCDSTLWFIDRDQFQALVQQYPDILQTFTRQLVDVVKRLSSEAELEQERQAILRPYLVAKARRGVIGRSRYATRLRAQLREAAGDRKSVLIFGEPGLEKDNLAALIHFGSKQRQLPIIKVNCGQLQANGADLFGRAGGRMGLLAALGPGTLVLNNPRELGAELAEAIAELIETGQYRPVSRDGEIVPPVTAEARIILLAEQAVPVLDDVVGETIKVPPLRVRKADIEDWVNYYLSLISRRRSTGRLTLTPEAVRRLQSYDFPDNLRELGNLVERAAAQLSGGGLITEEIIWPAQSKKKQLRLNLLNRYPDLRRFLRSPWWPDRINYGITLTLFAVVIAVLWFGPQQRHENVALTVFWAWWWPLVLLSFPFVGRLWCAVCPFMIYGEVTQWISQKLFPGRLKRWPREAAEHWGGWFLFSLFTLILVWEEVWHLEDAAYLSACLLLLITAGAMIFSALFERRFWCRYLCPIGGMNGMFAKLSMTELRAQQGTCSAECTTYQCYKGGPQKGEGQETNGCPLYSHPAQLEDNRDCVLCMTCLKACPHRSVELNLRPPGIELWTTHRPRASEVALMFLLLGAVYLHRLPELQTQLGIQLPIDTVIGHSLVAFGVLALPALLPLSVEGAHWLWRKTQGLPRRPAVRLAYGYLPLVWAANLAHYLRLGLGEGGRILPVSLATFGASGVNLPVWVAHPAVVAFLQGVTLLLGMALSVWLTVKICRQSGPQRWIQHTCTGLLGLSLWWLIPGF; encoded by the coding sequence ATGACTGTATCCGACCGGGTGATCTTTTTGCAGGAACGCACACCCCTCAGCGTGCTGCCCGAGCCTACTTTAGAGCCCCTCGCCCAAGCACTCCAGACCATCACCCTCACCGCCGGAGAGACCGTCGTTGAAGCGGACCAACCACCCCAGGGTCTCTACATTCTCTGGGAGGGCAAGCTCGGCACCGAGGCCACCCTCGGCGGTGCCAGCTTCTTGCCTGGCGCGGTGTTGAACTTGGAACCGCTGCTACTGGACCAGCCCGTTGAGCGAACCATTCAAACCCTCTGCGACAGCACCCTCTGGTTTATCGATCGCGACCAGTTTCAGGCCCTAGTGCAGCAGTACCCCGACATCTTGCAAACCTTTACCCGGCAGCTGGTGGATGTAGTCAAGCGGCTGTCGTCTGAGGCTGAGCTAGAGCAAGAGCGCCAGGCTATCCTGCGCCCCTACCTGGTGGCCAAGGCCCGACGGGGGGTGATTGGCCGCAGCCGCTACGCCACTCGGCTGCGGGCTCAGCTGCGCGAAGCGGCGGGCGATCGCAAATCGGTGCTCATCTTTGGCGAGCCGGGGCTAGAGAAAGACAACCTGGCAGCGCTGATTCACTTTGGCTCTAAGCAGCGGCAGCTGCCAATTATCAAGGTCAACTGCGGCCAGCTCCAGGCCAACGGGGCCGATCTGTTTGGCCGGGCGGGGGGGCGCATGGGGCTATTGGCGGCTCTGGGCCCAGGCACCCTGGTGCTCAACAACCCCAGAGAACTGGGGGCTGAGCTAGCGGAGGCGATCGCCGAGCTCATAGAGACCGGCCAATATCGCCCCGTCAGCCGCGATGGCGAAATTGTCCCACCGGTCACCGCCGAAGCCCGCATTATTTTGCTGGCGGAACAAGCCGTGCCAGTTTTGGACGATGTGGTCGGCGAAACCATCAAGGTGCCCCCTCTACGGGTGCGCAAGGCTGACATCGAAGATTGGGTCAACTACTACCTATCACTGATCAGCCGCCGACGCAGCACCGGGCGGCTGACACTCACCCCGGAGGCCGTCCGCCGCCTTCAGTCCTACGACTTCCCCGACAATCTGCGCGAGCTAGGGAATCTAGTGGAGCGGGCGGCGGCTCAGCTCTCGGGCGGCGGTCTGATCACCGAAGAGATCATCTGGCCCGCCCAGAGCAAAAAGAAACAGCTGCGGCTCAACCTGCTTAACCGCTACCCCGATCTGCGGCGGTTCTTGCGCAGCCCCTGGTGGCCCGATCGCATCAACTACGGCATTACCCTTACCCTGTTTGCCGTCGTCATCGCCGTACTCTGGTTTGGCCCTCAGCAGCGCCACGAGAATGTAGCCTTAACCGTGTTTTGGGCCTGGTGGTGGCCCCTGGTGCTGCTGAGCTTCCCCTTTGTGGGGCGGCTGTGGTGCGCCGTGTGCCCCTTTATGATTTACGGCGAAGTCACCCAATGGATTTCACAAAAGCTGTTCCCCGGCAGGCTCAAACGCTGGCCCCGCGAGGCGGCCGAGCACTGGGGGGGCTGGTTTCTCTTTAGCCTATTCACCCTCATTCTGGTGTGGGAAGAGGTGTGGCACCTAGAGGATGCGGCCTACCTTTCTGCCTGCCTACTGCTGCTGATTACCGCCGGGGCGATGATCTTCTCGGCCCTGTTTGAACGGCGGTTTTGGTGCCGCTATCTGTGCCCCATCGGTGGCATGAACGGCATGTTCGCCAAACTCTCGATGACTGAGCTGCGGGCACAGCAGGGCACCTGCTCGGCAGAGTGCACCACCTACCAGTGCTACAAGGGCGGTCCCCAAAAAGGGGAAGGCCAAGAAACCAACGGCTGCCCCCTCTACTCGCACCCGGCCCAGCTCGAAGACAACCGCGACTGCGTACTCTGCATGACCTGCCTCAAGGCCTGCCCCCACCGCTCGGTCGAGCTAAACCTGCGGCCCCCCGGCATTGAGCTGTGGACGACGCACCGACCCCGCGCGTCTGAGGTGGCGTTGATGTTTCTGCTGCTGGGGGCGGTGTACCTGCATCGCCTGCCCGAGCTACAGACCCAGTTGGGTATTCAGCTGCCGATCGACACTGTCATTGGGCACAGCCTGGTGGCCTTTGGCGTGCTGGCGCTGCCCGCCCTGCTACCCCTCAGCGTCGAAGGCGCACACTGGCTCTGGCGCAAAACCCAGGGGCTGCCCCGGCGACCGGCGGTGAGGCTGGCCTACGGCTATCTACCCCTGGTGTGGGCAGCCAACCTGGCCCACTATCTGCGCCTAGGTCTAGGGGAAGGTGGGCGCATTTTGCCCGTGTCTTTAGCCACCTTTGGCGCCTCGGGGGTCAATCTGCCGGTTTGGGTGGCCCACCCCGCAGTGGTAGCTTTTCTCCAGGGCGTAACGCTCCTGTTGGGCATGGCGCTGTCGGTTTGGCTGACAGTCAAAATCTGTCGCCAGTCTGGCCCCCAGCGGTGGATTCAGCACACCTGCACCGGGCTACTAGGGCTAAGCCTATGGTGGCTAATTCCAGGATTTTAA
- a CDS encoding NACHT domain-containing NTPase — protein sequence MTGIEIATTTAITAAASGLTKIAIDVFRDTSGGFLEHLRGGMDERTRTFIFQALQKYVESYRYRQCQLKVLGMRQPVDLEEVYTSVRLLNTQDIKELESIEALEKAYREQGRRASSDSEKKAKPGIELAREKQYLMVLGSPGAGKSTFLRKIGLEALKGNKGDLRHRCIPVFIELKRLTESTIDIKKLIVQEFQTCSFPKAEEFTNRALKQGRLLILFDGLDEVPTDNLNNAIRTIQDFVDQYKANRFIASCRTAAYRTSFRQFTDVAMANFDNAQMEQFITNWFSNPEDKRTNKAQTCWEVLEQPENQAAKELAQTPLLLTFLCLVYGRAQRFPENRAQLYGKALRILLEEWAAEKAIMQRDIYDGLSTELEEVMLAEIACKAFIKDQFFFSRRELVAGIKTFLASNLNAPQHLDGEAVLNAIAIQQGVFIERADDAYTFSHLTLQEYLVAQYIVDHQRTLELVTKHMFDNRWREVFLLVPGLMRGGSNDLLLQIEAEASAQLNIPELQAFLDWSKQATDGSSGRFKPAAKRVLAIYIALALALAHSQSDSNFGIAITHSQLDAARNLARALDPQLAQSYALNRARDLYRAKALAPDLTIDLALSLDKLKIFKFANFTDLIAKVSASESDSKDESQSHKIFGEPVNCILKIWWDTLQIDPTSLILKDKELRALENYFYANELMVKCKEAAVRVTPELWAEIEERMVTVRE from the coding sequence ATGACGGGAATCGAAATCGCTACCACGACTGCCATTACTGCTGCTGCTTCTGGATTAACCAAAATTGCGATTGATGTTTTTAGAGATACCAGTGGTGGTTTTCTTGAGCATCTGAGGGGTGGCATGGATGAACGAACTCGGACGTTCATTTTTCAAGCACTGCAAAAATACGTTGAGAGTTATCGGTATCGCCAATGCCAATTGAAGGTTTTAGGAATGCGTCAGCCGGTCGATCTAGAGGAGGTATACACATCGGTTCGATTGCTGAATACCCAAGACATCAAGGAGTTAGAGTCCATTGAGGCGCTAGAAAAAGCCTACCGAGAGCAAGGGCGACGGGCATCGAGTGACTCCGAGAAAAAAGCAAAGCCTGGAATCGAGCTGGCTCGGGAAAAACAGTATTTGATGGTATTAGGCAGTCCAGGCGCAGGAAAATCGACCTTCTTACGGAAAATAGGTTTGGAAGCACTCAAAGGGAATAAAGGCGATTTGAGACATCGCTGCATTCCAGTTTTTATAGAACTCAAGCGATTAACTGAGTCAACTATCGACATTAAAAAGCTGATTGTGCAGGAATTTCAAACCTGTAGCTTCCCTAAAGCAGAAGAATTTACCAACCGTGCCCTCAAACAGGGACGACTGCTTATTCTATTTGATGGCTTAGACGAAGTACCGACGGATAATCTCAACAACGCAATTCGCACAATTCAAGACTTTGTAGATCAATACAAAGCCAACCGCTTCATTGCCTCCTGCCGCACTGCTGCCTATCGTACCAGTTTTAGGCAGTTTACTGATGTGGCTATGGCCAACTTTGATAACGCTCAGATGGAGCAGTTTATTACTAACTGGTTTAGCAACCCAGAAGACAAGCGAACTAACAAAGCCCAGACTTGCTGGGAGGTACTAGAACAACCCGAAAACCAAGCAGCCAAAGAGCTAGCCCAAACCCCTTTGTTGCTAACATTTCTGTGTTTGGTCTATGGACGGGCGCAGCGTTTCCCCGAAAACCGAGCCCAGCTCTATGGCAAAGCCCTGAGAATTTTACTAGAGGAGTGGGCTGCTGAGAAAGCCATTATGCAACGTGATATTTATGATGGGTTAAGCACAGAATTAGAAGAAGTAATGCTCGCTGAGATTGCTTGCAAAGCGTTTATAAAAGATCAATTCTTCTTTAGTCGTCGAGAACTTGTAGCTGGAATCAAAACCTTTCTAGCCAGCAACTTAAATGCACCACAACATTTGGATGGCGAGGCAGTATTAAATGCTATAGCCATTCAGCAGGGAGTTTTTATAGAACGAGCGGATGATGCTTATACGTTTTCTCATCTAACCCTGCAAGAATATCTGGTAGCTCAATATATAGTTGATCATCAGCGCACCTTGGAGCTTGTTACTAAGCACATGTTTGATAATCGATGGCGCGAGGTGTTTTTACTTGTGCCAGGCTTAATGCGTGGTGGATCGAATGACTTACTCCTTCAAATTGAAGCGGAGGCATCAGCTCAACTCAATATTCCAGAGCTTCAAGCTTTCCTAGATTGGTCTAAACAGGCAACAGACGGTTCATCGGGAAGATTTAAGCCAGCAGCAAAGCGGGTTTTGGCAATTTACATTGCCCTTGCCCTTGCCCTTGCTCATTCCCAGTCCGACAGTAATTTCGGTATCGCTATTACCCATTCCCAACTCGATGCTGCTCGCAACTTAGCACGAGCACTTGATCCTCAGCTTGCCCAATCCTATGCGCTTAATCGTGCTCGAGATCTTTACCGTGCAAAGGCTCTTGCACCCGATTTGACCATTGATCTTGCCTTGTCCCTAGATAAACTTAAAATCTTCAAATTTGCAAACTTTACAGACTTGATAGCAAAAGTCTCTGCTTCTGAATCTGACTCTAAGGATGAAAGCCAGTCTCACAAGATATTCGGTGAACCAGTAAATTGTATCTTAAAAATTTGGTGGGATACACTTCAAATCGATCCTACTTCACTCATACTCAAGGACAAAGAATTGAGAGCCTTAGAGAATTATTTTTACGCCAATGAATTAATGGTGAAGTGTAAAGAAGCCGCTGTGCGGGTGACGCCAGAACTTTGGGCAGAGATTGAAGAACGAATGGTAACAGTAAGGGAATAA
- a CDS encoding REP-associated tyrosine transposase produces the protein MPNYRRLYRSGGSYFFTHVTYQRHPWLCTELGRQALREAIIAVRRKHPFAIDAFVLLPDHFHCILTLPETDADYAKRWRLIKLMVTKACAKDLALPLEKSASGERRREGNLWQRRYWEHAIRDERDFVNHCEYVHFNPVKHGLVKSPRDWAYSSVHRYSWE, from the coding sequence ATGCCCAATTACCGACGCCTATACCGATCTGGCGGTAGCTATTTTTTTACTCACGTTACCTATCAGCGCCACCCCTGGCTTTGCACTGAGCTTGGCCGACAAGCCCTGCGAGAAGCCATCATTGCCGTACGCCGAAAACACCCCTTCGCGATCGACGCCTTTGTGCTGTTGCCTGATCATTTTCACTGCATTTTGACGCTGCCAGAAACCGATGCCGACTATGCCAAACGCTGGCGATTGATCAAGCTCATGGTGACGAAAGCCTGCGCCAAGGATCTGGCGCTGCCGTTGGAGAAAAGCGCATCAGGGGAACGGCGGAGGGAGGGGAATTTATGGCAGCGGCGCTATTGGGAGCATGCTATTCGGGATGAGCGAGATTTTGTTAACCATTGTGAGTACGTTCATTTCAATCCTGTAAAGCATGGGTTGGTGAAGAGCCCAAGGGATTGGGCGTATTCGAGTGTGCATCGATATTCGTGGGAATAG